In the Variovorax sp. S12S4 genome, one interval contains:
- the ahpC gene encoding alkyl hydroperoxide reductase subunit C, translating to MSLINTQVQPFKTQAYLNGKFIDVSDETLKGKWSVLIFMPAAFTFNCPTEVEDAADNYPEFQKLGAEVYIVTTDTHFSHKVWHDTSPAVGKAKFPLVGDPTHALTNAFGVHIPEEGLALRGTFVINPEGIIKTAEVHSNEIARDVKETLRKLKAAVYTAAHPNEVCPAKWNEGDKTIAPSFDLVGKI from the coding sequence ATGTCCCTGATCAACACCCAAGTCCAACCCTTCAAGACCCAGGCCTACCTCAACGGCAAGTTCATCGATGTGTCCGACGAGACGCTCAAGGGCAAATGGTCCGTGCTGATCTTCATGCCGGCGGCATTTACCTTCAACTGCCCGACCGAAGTCGAAGACGCGGCCGACAACTACCCCGAGTTCCAGAAGCTGGGCGCCGAGGTCTACATCGTGACCACCGACACGCACTTCTCGCACAAGGTGTGGCACGACACGTCGCCCGCCGTGGGCAAGGCCAAGTTCCCGCTGGTGGGCGACCCGACCCACGCGCTGACCAACGCTTTCGGCGTGCACATCCCCGAAGAAGGCCTGGCACTGCGCGGCACCTTCGTGATCAACCCCGAAGGCATCATCAAGACCGCCGAAGTGCACTCCAACGAGATCGCCCGCGACGTCAAGGAAACCCTGCGCAAGCTGAAGGCCGCGGTCTACACCGCCGCTCACCCGAACGAAGTCTGCCCGGCCAAGTGGAATGAAGGCGACAAGACCATCGCTCCGTCGTTCGACCTCGTCGGCAAGATCTAA
- the ahpF gene encoding alkyl hydroperoxide reductase subunit F, whose protein sequence is MLDASTKAQLKSYLERATQPIEIVASLDDSKASGEMLSLLKDVAEASPLVKLTESRDDNHRKPSFSVNRPSENHGPRFAGLPMGHEFTSLILALLQIGGYPPKVEEAVLEQIRALDGDFEFEIYVSLTCHNCPDVVQALNLMAIQNPRIRTTMIEGGTFQDEVKERQIMAVPTVFLNGTEFGQGRMSLEEILAKIDTSGVEREAKKIAGKDPFDVLIVGGGPAGAAAAVYAARKGIRTGVASERFGGQVLDTLGIENFISVKETEGPKFAHALEEHVRDYDVDIMNLQRARALVPGKDLIEVQLESGASLKSKSIIISTGARWRNINVPGEHEFKNKGVAYCPHCDGPLFKGKRVAVIGGGNSGVEAAIDLAGIVGHVTLIEFDTALRADAVLQRKLKSLSNVDVFTNAQTTEITGDQKVNGLVYKDRATGELKKIELEGVFIQIGLVPNTDWLKGVVELTKHGEIVVDARGQTSVPGVFAAGDVTTVPFKQIIIAAGDGAKAALGAFDHLIRTSAPA, encoded by the coding sequence ATGCTTGACGCCAGCACCAAAGCCCAATTGAAGAGTTACCTCGAACGCGCCACGCAGCCGATCGAGATCGTCGCCTCGCTCGACGACAGCAAGGCCTCGGGCGAAATGCTGTCGCTGCTGAAGGACGTTGCGGAAGCCTCGCCGCTGGTCAAGCTGACCGAAAGCCGCGATGACAACCATCGCAAGCCCTCTTTCTCGGTCAACCGCCCGAGCGAGAACCACGGCCCGCGTTTTGCCGGCTTGCCGATGGGCCATGAATTCACGTCGCTGATCCTTGCGCTGCTGCAGATCGGCGGCTATCCCCCGAAGGTCGAAGAAGCCGTGCTCGAGCAGATTCGCGCGCTCGACGGCGACTTCGAGTTCGAGATCTACGTTTCGCTTACCTGCCACAACTGCCCCGACGTGGTCCAGGCGCTGAACCTGATGGCCATCCAGAACCCACGTATCCGCACGACGATGATCGAGGGCGGCACCTTCCAGGACGAAGTGAAGGAACGCCAGATCATGGCTGTGCCGACCGTGTTCCTGAACGGCACCGAATTCGGCCAGGGCCGCATGAGCCTGGAAGAAATCCTCGCAAAGATCGACACAAGCGGCGTCGAGCGCGAGGCGAAGAAGATTGCCGGCAAAGACCCGTTCGACGTGCTGATCGTCGGCGGCGGCCCCGCAGGTGCCGCGGCTGCCGTGTATGCGGCGCGCAAGGGCATCCGCACCGGCGTGGCGTCGGAGCGCTTCGGCGGCCAGGTGCTCGACACGCTGGGCATCGAGAACTTCATCTCGGTCAAGGAAACCGAAGGACCGAAGTTCGCCCATGCGCTCGAAGAGCACGTGCGCGACTACGACGTCGACATCATGAACCTGCAGCGCGCCAGGGCGCTTGTTCCGGGCAAGGACCTCATCGAGGTGCAGCTCGAGAGCGGTGCTTCGCTCAAGAGCAAGTCGATCATCATTTCGACCGGTGCGCGCTGGCGCAACATCAACGTGCCCGGCGAGCACGAGTTCAAGAACAAGGGCGTGGCTTACTGCCCCCACTGCGACGGCCCGCTCTTCAAGGGCAAACGCGTCGCGGTCATCGGCGGCGGCAACTCGGGTGTCGAAGCGGCCATCGACCTGGCCGGCATCGTGGGCCACGTCACGCTGATCGAGTTCGACACCGCGCTGCGTGCCGACGCCGTGCTGCAGCGGAAGCTCAAGAGCCTGAGCAACGTCGACGTGTTCACGAACGCGCAGACCACCGAGATCACCGGCGACCAGAAGGTCAACGGCCTGGTCTACAAGGACCGCGCGACCGGCGAGTTGAAGAAGATCGAACTCGAAGGCGTGTTCATCCAGATCGGCCTGGTGCCCAATACCGATTGGCTCAAGGGCGTGGTCGAGCTGACGAAGCACGGCGAGATCGTGGTCGACGCCAGGGGGCAGACCTCGGTACCGGGCGTGTTTGCCGCGGGCGACGTGACGACAGTGCCGTTCAAGCAGATCATCATTGCGGCAGGTGATGGTGCCAAGGCGGCGCTGGGCGCGTTCGATCATTTGATCCGCACGTCGGCACCGGCTTGA
- a CDS encoding TonB-dependent hemoglobin/transferrin/lactoferrin family receptor has translation MASQFNLPSQRFALLPWLIATGFGMSAPAWSQQLAVLNEVVVSGSRSEQARDDLPVSVEVINREDIESKQINDIRDAVRDLPNVSVKRSPARFGLAQGNTGRDGNAGFNIRGLDGNRVLLLTDGIRTPRSYVFSANAFGRDYFDIGLVERIEIIKGPASALYGSDGLAGLVNFVTREPASFLREGRSFGGSASIGYSGDDNGMRGGVTLAGKANDTLQWLISANAGRASELENMGTLNVPNVDRTTPNPQRDSNRSLLAKAILTPNADQRHSFTFEHIEKTSRYDLLSGIAKPPYASTSVVGLNAKTDLERDRFTYEGRLRLNAAVADNLLAVVSYQKAKSREFIHEDRFTAADRTRDVTYDENTWQLGLQADKTLRMGEWAQKITYGFDYTRTNVENLQTGLVPPTGESYPLKRFPDTRETSSAFYVQDEFIHDRWSITPGIRFDRFSLDAKQAGFNAQAVSLSGSAVSPKLGVLFRATPQWSVYGNYASGFKAPNAFQVNNFFENVIQGYKTIPNPNLKPEKSQNIELGVRGRTGVLSFDVAAFTGDYKNLIENDKLVGGRGIPRIDPLVYQSVNVGRARISGFEIKGELDFTENGTGFSVPFAYGQTRGRDRTNNRPLNSIDPQKFSAGLKYQAPSWSVRLDAVHHSAKEWEDVDRSEVTTGLQFRTPQATTLDISAQWRIKKDLRLNASVTNLTNKRYWMWSDVRGVTTTSAIREAYTQPGRSFNVSLVADF, from the coding sequence GTGGCCTCCCAATTCAACCTACCCTCCCAACGTTTTGCACTTCTGCCCTGGCTGATTGCCACCGGCTTCGGCATGTCCGCGCCTGCCTGGTCCCAGCAGCTCGCAGTACTGAATGAAGTGGTGGTGAGCGGCTCGCGTTCTGAACAGGCCAGGGACGACTTGCCGGTCAGCGTGGAGGTCATCAATCGGGAAGACATCGAGTCCAAGCAGATCAACGACATCCGCGATGCGGTGCGCGATCTGCCCAATGTTTCAGTCAAGCGCTCGCCAGCGCGCTTCGGGCTGGCGCAGGGCAACACGGGCCGCGACGGCAACGCCGGCTTCAACATTCGCGGGCTCGACGGCAACCGGGTGCTGCTGCTGACCGACGGCATCCGCACGCCGCGCAGCTACGTCTTCAGCGCCAACGCCTTCGGCCGCGACTACTTCGACATCGGCCTCGTCGAGCGCATCGAGATCATCAAGGGTCCGGCTTCGGCACTCTACGGTTCGGACGGCCTGGCCGGCCTGGTCAACTTCGTGACCCGCGAACCCGCGTCTTTCCTGCGTGAAGGCCGCAGCTTCGGTGGGAGTGCAAGCATCGGCTACAGCGGCGACGACAACGGCATGCGCGGCGGTGTCACGCTTGCCGGCAAGGCCAACGACACGCTGCAGTGGCTCATTTCGGCCAACGCAGGTCGCGCCAGCGAACTCGAGAACATGGGCACGCTCAATGTGCCCAATGTGGACCGCACCACGCCCAATCCGCAGCGCGACAGCAACCGCTCGCTGCTGGCCAAGGCCATTCTCACGCCCAACGCAGACCAGCGGCATTCGTTCACCTTCGAGCACATCGAGAAGACCAGCCGCTACGACCTGCTCTCGGGCATTGCCAAGCCTCCTTATGCGTCCACCTCCGTGGTCGGCCTCAACGCGAAGACCGACCTGGAGCGCGACCGCTTTACCTACGAAGGCCGGCTGCGCCTGAACGCCGCCGTGGCCGACAACCTGCTCGCGGTCGTGAGCTACCAGAAGGCCAAGTCGCGCGAGTTCATCCATGAAGACCGCTTCACCGCTGCCGACCGCACGCGCGACGTGACCTACGACGAGAACACCTGGCAGCTTGGCCTGCAGGCCGACAAGACGCTCCGCATGGGTGAGTGGGCGCAGAAGATCACCTACGGATTCGACTACACGCGCACCAACGTCGAGAACCTGCAGACTGGCCTCGTGCCGCCCACCGGCGAGAGCTATCCGCTCAAGCGCTTTCCCGATACGCGCGAAACGTCGTCGGCGTTCTACGTGCAGGATGAATTCATCCATGACCGCTGGAGCATCACGCCCGGCATTCGCTTCGACCGCTTCTCGCTCGACGCGAAGCAGGCCGGCTTCAACGCGCAGGCCGTGTCGCTGTCAGGCTCGGCTGTATCGCCCAAGCTGGGCGTGCTGTTCCGTGCCACGCCGCAATGGAGCGTCTACGGCAACTACGCATCCGGCTTCAAGGCGCCCAACGCGTTCCAGGTCAACAACTTTTTCGAGAACGTGATCCAGGGCTACAAGACGATTCCCAACCCGAATCTCAAGCCTGAAAAGAGCCAGAACATCGAACTCGGCGTGCGCGGGCGCACCGGCGTCCTGAGCTTCGACGTGGCTGCGTTCACCGGGGACTACAAGAACCTCATCGAGAACGACAAGCTCGTCGGCGGCCGCGGCATTCCGCGCATCGATCCGCTGGTGTACCAGTCGGTCAACGTGGGACGCGCGCGCATCAGCGGTTTCGAAATCAAGGGCGAGCTCGACTTCACCGAAAACGGCACCGGCTTTTCCGTGCCTTTTGCCTATGGCCAGACGCGCGGCCGCGACCGCACCAACAACCGGCCGCTCAACTCGATCGATCCGCAGAAGTTCAGCGCCGGCCTCAAGTACCAGGCGCCGTCCTGGAGCGTGCGCCTGGACGCAGTGCATCACAGCGCCAAGGAGTGGGAGGACGTCGATCGCAGCGAAGTGACGACCGGCCTGCAGTTCCGCACCCCGCAAGCCACCACGCTGGACATCAGCGCGCAGTGGCGCATCAAGAAGGACCTGCGCCTCAACGCCTCGGTGACCAACCTCACCAACAAGCGCTACTGGATGTGGAGCGATGTGCGCGGGGTGACAACAACCTCGGCCATTCGCGAGGCCTACACGCAGCCGGGCCGAAGCTTCAATGTCTCGCTCGTGGCCGACTTCTGA
- a CDS encoding hemin-degrading factor translates to MTLEEIRARFSELRAKGMRHKDAAAAMGLSEGAAIAAHTGAHDKALRATRLNGPWVELLQALELCGPVLALTRNETTVHEKTGVYEKVSGSDKLGLALGEAIDLRLFFSRWHAGFAVNEAAANAGVPPSLSLQFFNAQGVAVHKIFARDATDRDAFQSVIDTYTAPESTVQFEPAEDKAVPRDDGTIDARGLSDAWRAMQDTHEFFGLLNKFEAERQQSFRLTEGEFTQRAELHAVRDLLLEASFDGTPIMVFVSSPGCIQIHSGPVSRIEPMEIPSRDGNAPPVRWLNVLDTGFNLHLREDCIQNVWIVEKPTSDGIVTSVEAFDKDGELMAMFFGARKPGVPEREEWRRIVRNLPRSTRATAQSA, encoded by the coding sequence ATGACCTTGGAAGAAATTCGAGCTCGCTTCTCTGAACTGCGTGCCAAAGGCATGCGCCACAAGGATGCCGCCGCCGCCATGGGCTTGTCCGAAGGCGCGGCCATTGCGGCGCACACAGGCGCGCACGACAAGGCCCTGCGCGCCACGCGGCTCAACGGCCCATGGGTCGAACTGCTGCAGGCACTGGAGCTGTGCGGCCCGGTGCTTGCGCTGACGCGCAACGAGACCACGGTGCACGAGAAAACGGGCGTCTACGAGAAAGTCTCCGGCAGCGACAAGCTGGGGCTCGCGTTGGGCGAGGCCATCGACCTGCGCCTTTTCTTCAGCCGCTGGCACGCAGGCTTTGCGGTGAATGAAGCGGCGGCCAATGCGGGCGTGCCGCCTTCGCTGAGCCTGCAGTTCTTCAATGCGCAGGGCGTGGCGGTCCACAAGATCTTCGCGCGGGACGCCACGGACCGCGATGCATTCCAATCGGTCATCGACACGTACACCGCACCGGAAAGCACGGTGCAGTTCGAGCCGGCTGAAGACAAGGCCGTACCGCGCGACGACGGCACCATCGATGCACGCGGTCTCTCCGATGCATGGCGGGCCATGCAGGACACGCACGAGTTCTTCGGGCTGCTGAACAAGTTCGAGGCCGAGCGCCAGCAGAGCTTTCGCCTGACCGAAGGCGAGTTCACGCAACGCGCCGAACTGCACGCCGTTCGCGACCTGCTGCTCGAGGCGTCTTTCGACGGCACGCCGATCATGGTGTTCGTGAGCAGCCCCGGCTGCATACAGATTCACAGCGGCCCGGTGTCGCGGATCGAGCCGATGGAAATACCCAGCAGAGACGGGAACGCGCCGCCCGTTCGCTGGCTCAACGTGCTCGACACCGGCTTCAACCTGCATCTGCGGGAGGACTGCATCCAGAACGTGTGGATCGTCGAAAAGCCCACCAGCGACGGCATCGTCACCTCCGTCGAGGCCTTCGACAAGGACGGTGAGCTGATGGCCATGTTCTTCGGCGCGCGCAAGCCCGGCGTGCCCGAGCGCGAAGAGTGGCGCCGCATCGTGCGGAATCTTCCGCGTTCAACTCGGGCGACCGCGCAGTCCGCGTGA
- a CDS encoding heme/hemin ABC transporter substrate-binding protein: MSELHLDPTPCAVHRRKALRLLSAASFGAAALPLFAQSAKLPRLVTVSGAITEVVYALGAEGQLVGTDTTSLYPAAARGTPKVGYMRQLSAEGLLSLKPDAIIATNESGPAVVLDQVRSAGVKIEVIEADHTWGEVQRKVQAVGRAAAREAQARELQARLDAEWAQVQQRIGAAKGRKPKVLFVLSHSASPQVSGEKTAAHSVIGFAGGVNAMSGFQGYRPMTAEAMASAAPDVILTSTQSIEAHGGVDRFWQRPELALTPAYRKRALITQDALLLLGFGPRLPAAIGELHEKFQAALA; encoded by the coding sequence ATGAGCGAACTTCACCTTGATCCGACTCCTTGCGCTGTGCATCGCCGCAAAGCGCTGCGCCTTCTCTCGGCCGCTTCGTTCGGTGCCGCCGCGCTGCCCTTGTTCGCACAGTCGGCAAAGCTTCCGAGGCTGGTAACCGTGAGCGGTGCCATCACCGAGGTGGTGTATGCGCTCGGCGCGGAGGGCCAGCTCGTCGGCACCGACACCACCAGCCTTTACCCGGCTGCCGCACGCGGCACGCCCAAGGTCGGCTACATGCGGCAGCTGTCCGCCGAGGGGCTGCTGTCGCTGAAGCCCGATGCGATCATCGCGACCAATGAATCCGGCCCTGCGGTCGTGCTCGACCAGGTTCGCAGCGCCGGGGTCAAGATCGAGGTCATCGAGGCCGACCACACCTGGGGCGAGGTGCAGCGCAAGGTGCAGGCCGTTGGCCGTGCGGCCGCCAGGGAGGCGCAGGCGCGTGAACTGCAGGCCAGGCTCGATGCCGAATGGGCGCAGGTGCAGCAGCGCATCGGCGCTGCGAAGGGGCGCAAGCCGAAGGTGCTCTTCGTGCTGTCGCACAGCGCGAGTCCGCAGGTGTCGGGCGAGAAGACGGCGGCGCATTCGGTGATCGGCTTTGCGGGCGGCGTCAATGCGATGAGCGGCTTCCAGGGCTACCGTCCGATGACGGCCGAGGCTATGGCCAGCGCCGCGCCCGACGTCATCCTCACGAGCACCCAGAGTATCGAAGCCCACGGCGGCGTCGACCGGTTCTGGCAACGGCCCGAGCTCGCGCTTACGCCGGCTTATAGAAAGCGCGCGCTGATCACGCAGGACGCCTTGCTGCTGCTCGGCTTCGGTCCGCGCCTGCCGGCGGCGATCGGCGAGCTCCACGAGAAATTCCAGGCGGCGCTGGCATGA
- a CDS encoding FecCD family ABC transporter permease — protein sequence MRQHLPLLAVAFATGAISGAYAISLSQLWNVLASVGQGSAGNPSPEHLVFLNIRLPRLILGMAAGAGLGMAGTLMQGLFRNPLADPGLIGISSGAALAAGITIVLGAWFWPVLPRTLGSWTLVAMAFGGGFIVTLLIYGLSRSEGGTRMALMLLAGIAINALASAGLGLLSVMATDEQLRSLQFWLLGSLGGARWSAVLLVCAAVFLSCWAAAALASPLNAIALGEAQAALLGVDVERTKRRAVVITAVAVGAITATTGIIGFIGLIAPHWVRMLAGPDHRVVLPASALVGAVLVLAADTVARTVIAPAELPLGVLTAFIGVPVFLLMLRHFRGRI from the coding sequence GTGCGGCAGCATCTGCCGTTGCTCGCGGTGGCCTTTGCAACGGGAGCGATTTCGGGCGCCTATGCGATCAGTCTCTCGCAGCTCTGGAATGTGTTGGCCTCAGTGGGGCAGGGCAGTGCGGGCAATCCGTCGCCCGAGCACCTGGTGTTCCTCAACATTCGCCTGCCGCGGCTGATCCTCGGCATGGCGGCCGGCGCCGGGCTCGGCATGGCGGGCACCCTGATGCAGGGCCTGTTCCGCAATCCCTTGGCAGACCCCGGGCTGATCGGCATCAGCAGCGGGGCGGCGCTGGCAGCGGGCATCACCATCGTGCTCGGTGCCTGGTTCTGGCCCGTGCTGCCGCGCACGCTGGGAAGCTGGACACTGGTGGCCATGGCCTTCGGCGGCGGCTTCATCGTGACCCTGCTGATCTACGGCCTTTCCCGCAGCGAAGGCGGCACGCGCATGGCGCTGATGCTGCTGGCGGGCATTGCCATCAACGCGCTGGCAAGCGCAGGGCTCGGCCTGCTGAGTGTCATGGCCACCGACGAGCAGTTGCGCAGCCTGCAGTTCTGGCTCCTGGGCAGCCTGGGAGGCGCGCGCTGGAGCGCGGTGTTGCTCGTGTGCGCGGCGGTGTTTCTTTCTTGCTGGGCGGCGGCTGCACTTGCTTCGCCGCTGAACGCCATTGCGCTCGGCGAGGCGCAGGCGGCGCTGCTCGGGGTGGACGTCGAGCGCACCAAGCGGCGCGCCGTCGTCATCACGGCGGTGGCCGTGGGGGCGATAACGGCCACGACCGGAATCATCGGCTTCATCGGGCTGATTGCGCCGCACTGGGTGCGCATGCTGGCCGGGCCTGATCACCGCGTGGTGCTGCCGGCCTCGGCTCTGGTGGGCGCCGTGCTGGTGCTTGCAGCCGATACGGTGGCGCGGACCGTGATTGCGCCTGCCGAGTTGCCGCTGGGCGTGCTCACCGCGTTCATCGGTGTGCCCGTGTTCTTGCTGATGCTGCGGCATTTCAGGGGGCGCATATGA
- a CDS encoding heme ABC transporter ATP-binding protein, with amino-acid sequence MTSAEHNRAPLLSCAEVEVRMGAKLLLANASVNLAPGRVTAILGPNGAGKSTLLSVLSGQREPTRGRVVLDGRPLADHGMAALALRRALMPQESAVAFDFTAQDIVALGRYPHRRAPARDEDDIIGRAMALTDVTALATRILNTLSGGEKARVHLARALAQLWHPRPDGATRWLLLDEPTAALDLAHQHSAMRLLRAWAAQGVGVVAVLHDLNLARRYADEVVVLGAAEGLRQGPTAEVLQPELIEAVWGMPCQPVSSADGTLQYLFG; translated from the coding sequence ATGACGTCGGCCGAGCACAACCGGGCGCCGCTGCTGTCGTGCGCGGAGGTGGAGGTTCGCATGGGCGCCAAACTGCTGCTGGCCAACGCCTCGGTAAACCTGGCGCCGGGCCGCGTGACGGCCATCCTCGGCCCGAACGGCGCGGGCAAGTCGACCCTTCTGTCGGTGCTTTCAGGCCAGCGCGAGCCGACGCGGGGCAGGGTTGTGCTCGACGGCCGGCCGCTCGCGGACCATGGCATGGCGGCGCTGGCGTTGCGTCGCGCGCTGATGCCGCAGGAAAGCGCGGTCGCGTTCGACTTCACCGCGCAGGACATCGTCGCACTCGGCCGCTATCCGCACCGCCGCGCACCGGCTCGAGACGAAGACGACATCATCGGCCGCGCCATGGCGCTGACCGATGTCACGGCGCTGGCGACCCGCATCCTCAATACCTTGTCGGGCGGCGAAAAAGCCCGGGTTCATCTGGCGCGTGCGCTGGCGCAGCTGTGGCATCCGCGTCCGGACGGCGCCACCCGCTGGCTGCTGCTCGACGAGCCCACTGCGGCGCTGGACCTCGCGCACCAGCATTCGGCAATGCGGCTGCTTCGGGCCTGGGCGGCGCAGGGCGTGGGTGTGGTCGCCGTGCTGCATGACCTGAATCTCGCGCGCCGGTACGCCGACGAGGTCGTGGTGCTCGGTGCGGCGGAGGGGCTGCGGCAGGGGCCAACGGCCGAAGTGCTGCAGCCGGAGTTGATCGAGGCGGTCTGGGGCATGCCCTGCCAGCCGGTCAGCAGTGCCGATGGAACGCTGCAATACCTGTTTGGCTAG
- the ppsR gene encoding posphoenolpyruvate synthetase regulatory kinase/phosphorylase PpsR — translation MHTRTVFFISDGTGITAETFGNAVLAQFEMKPRHVRLPFTDTVDKAHQAVRQINHTAELEGVRPIVFTTLANMEVLEVIETGCKGMLLDMFGTFVRPLEIELAVKSNHRIGRFSDVSKSKEYDARIAAIDFSLAHDDGQSNRDLEGADVILVGVSRSGKTPTSLYLAMQHGLKAANYPLIPEDFERRQLPPALMPHRKKIFGLTIQPERLSQIRNERRPDSRYASLENCRNEVSEAEAMMRRAGIRWLSTTTKSIEEIATTILQELKPERLTY, via the coding sequence ATGCATACACGCACTGTTTTCTTCATTTCAGACGGCACCGGCATCACCGCTGAAACTTTCGGTAACGCCGTGCTCGCGCAGTTCGAGATGAAACCGCGCCATGTCCGGCTGCCTTTTACCGACACGGTCGACAAGGCGCACCAGGCAGTACGGCAGATCAACCACACGGCCGAGCTCGAGGGCGTGCGCCCCATCGTCTTCACCACGCTGGCCAACATGGAAGTGCTTGAAGTCATCGAGACCGGCTGCAAGGGCATGCTGCTCGACATGTTCGGCACCTTCGTGCGGCCGCTCGAAATTGAACTGGCCGTGAAGTCGAACCACCGCATCGGCCGCTTCAGCGACGTCAGCAAGAGCAAGGAATACGACGCCCGCATCGCCGCCATCGACTTCAGCCTGGCGCACGACGACGGCCAGAGCAACCGCGACCTGGAAGGCGCGGACGTGATCCTGGTGGGCGTGAGCCGAAGCGGCAAGACGCCAACCTCGCTCTACCTGGCCATGCAGCATGGCCTGAAGGCCGCCAACTACCCGTTGATTCCTGAAGATTTCGAGCGCCGCCAGCTGCCGCCGGCCTTGATGCCCCATCGCAAGAAGATCTTCGGGCTGACCATCCAGCCCGAGCGGCTGAGCCAGATCCGCAATGAACGCCGGCCGGATTCGCGCTACGCCAGCCTCGAGAACTGCCGCAACGAGGTGAGCGAGGCCGAAGCCATGATGCGCCGGGCCGGCATCCGGTGGCTTTCGACGACCACCAAGTCGATCGAGGAAATTGCCACCACCATCCTGCAGGAGTTGAAGCCCGAGCGGCTGACCTACTGA